From a region of the Cygnus atratus isolate AKBS03 ecotype Queensland, Australia chromosome 3, CAtr_DNAZoo_HiC_assembly, whole genome shotgun sequence genome:
- the LRATD1 gene encoding protein LRATD1, producing MGNQLDRITHLNYSELPTGDPSGIEKDELRVGVAYFFSDEEEDLDERGQPDKYSVKGSGSPGQETPTHHLHHQLVLNETQFSAFRGQECIFSKVSSGPQAGDLSVYSVSALPALCKPGDLLELLYLGPSEHPPPHWAVYVGSGQIIHLHQGQIRQDSLYEAAAGNVGRVVNSWYRFRPLVAELVVQNACGHLGLKSDEICWTNSESFAAWCRFGKREFKAGGELQAAAGTQHQQQYYLKIHLAENKVHTVRFHSLEDLIREKRRIDASGKLRVIKDLDIVDEKE from the coding sequence ATGGGAAATCAACTGGATCGCATCACCCACCTGAATTACAGCGAGCTGCCGACCGGGGACCCCTCGGGGATCGAGAAAGACGAGCTGCGCGTCGGGGTGGCTTACTTCTTTTCGGATGAGGAGGAGGACCTGGACGAGCGAGGCCAGCCAGACAAGTACAGCGTGAAGGGCTCCGGCAGCCCTGGCCAGGAGACGCCcacccaccacctccaccaccagcTGGTGCTGAACGAGACCCAGTTCTCCGCTTTCCGCGGCCAGGAATGCATCTTCTCCAAGGTCAGCAGCGGCCCCCAGGCTGGAGACCTCAGCGTCTACTCGGTGTCAGCGCTGCCTGCCCTCTGCAAGCCGGGGgacctgctggagctgctgtaCCTGGGGCCGTCAGAGCATCCCCCGCCACACTGGGCAGTGTACGTGGGCAGCGGGCAGATCATCCACCTGCACCAGGGGCAGATCCGCCAGGACAGCTTGTACGAGGCGGCCGCGGGCAACGTGGGCCGGGTGGTGAATAGCTGGTACCGCTTTCGCCCGCTGGTGGCTGAGCTGGTGGTGCAAAACGCCTGCGGGCACCTGGGCTTAAAAAGCGACGAGATCTGCTGGACTAACTCCGAGAGCTTCGCCGCCTGGTGCCGCTTCGGGAAAAGGGAGTTCAAAGCCgggggggagctgcaggctgctgccggcacccagcaccagcagcaataCTATCTCAAGATCCACTTGGCAGAGAACAAGGTGCACACGGTGAGGTTCCACAGCCTGGAGGATCTAATACGCGAGAAGCGCAGGATCGATGCCAGTGGCAAACTGAGGGTGATCAAAGACCTGGATATAGTGGATGAGAAAGAATAA